In one Bactrocera tryoni isolate S06 chromosome 5, CSIRO_BtryS06_freeze2, whole genome shotgun sequence genomic region, the following are encoded:
- the LOC120777300 gene encoding cysteine and histidine-rich protein 1 homolog encodes MADVESSAVVQQPPTNANSMNLNSIPLLASAELLGESNSAQVSLQQQQQSQPIAGAIGGGNGGSAGTSSNSVSNASSIALDVASSENSSLVNSGVIGSGVGGGNPSSVGGGKIDSGEPPSKKQMLDHPSTSAGSGNSASQHEKLEYRLGGILCCAVCLDLPKTAMYQCQMGHLMCAACFTHLLADGRLRDQIATCPNCRVEISKSTASRNLAVEKAASELPSECQFCNKEFPYKSLDRHEQYECQERPTNCKYSRIGCQWRGPNHETNEHERNCLHPTKSGYEVMAALEAHDARIKEEKKMFNTLIDLLSYEKIIFNDLQMKPYRTDEYVHKLFYETARFTAFNQQWVVKARINNSQRDPHQSNERTITYQLILKTKTTTPMSIHFFALKGPFSDMKVSTQIYKHEFTDQSSESDYYILPLPDSSECNRLLSNKGINFRLLMFLLNK; translated from the exons ATGGCTGACGTTGAATCAAGTGCTGTCGTGCAGCAACCACCTACAAACGCTAATAGCATGAACCTAAATTCTATCCCTCTATTGGCATCCGCCGAGTTACTCGGTGAAAGTAATAGTGCCCAAGTAAGTctccaacaacagcagcaatcaCAGCCTATTGCTGGTGCTATTGGTGGAGGAAATGGTGGTAGCGCTGGCACTTCCTCAAATTCGGTCAGCAATGCCAGCTCTATAGCATTGGATGTTGCTTCTAGTGAAAATTCAAGTCTGGTCAATAGTGGAGTGATTGGGAGTGGAGTGGGTGGTGGCAATCCATCGAGTGTTGGTGGGGGTAAAATAGACTCCGGTGAGCCACCATCTAAGAAACAAATGCTCGACCATCCGAGCACATCTGCGGGTAGTGGGAATAGTGCTTCGCAACATGAAAAACTCGAGTACCGTCTGGGAGGGATTTTATGTTGTGCTGTTTGCTTGGATTTGCCTAAGACAGCAATGTATCAG TGTCAAATGGGACATTTAATGTGTGCTGCTTGTTTTACACATTTACTCGCAGATGGACG TTTGCGTGATCAAATTGCCACCTGTCCAAACTGTCGTGTGGAGATTTCGAAGAGCACAGCATCGCGTAATTTGGCCGTGGAGAAAGCCGCCTCTGAGTTGCCCAGCGAATGTCAA TTTTGCAACAAAGAGTTCCCATACAAGTCGCTAGATCGCCATGAACAGTATGAATGTCAAGAACGgccaacaaattgcaaatattcACGAATTGGTTGTCAATGGCGTGGACCGAATCATGAAA CTAACGAACATGAGCGCAACTGCTTGCATCCCACCAAATCTGGTTATGAAGTAATGGCTGCATTGGAAGCACACGACGCTAGAATTAAAGAggaaaagaaaatgtttaatacATTAATCGATTTGTTGAGTTatgagaaaattatatttaacg atTTGCAAATGAAGCCGTATCGTACCGATGAGTATGTACACAAATTGTTTTATGAGACGGCCAGATTTACGGCATTCAACCAGCAGTGGGTGGTGAAGGCTCGCATTAATAATAGCCAACGTGATCCACATCAATCCAATGAGCGCACCATAACCTATCAG CTTATcttgaaaacaaaaaccacCACACCAATGAGTATTcacttttttgctttaaaaggACCTTTTTCTGATATGAAAGTGTCCACTCAAATTTACAAGCATGAATTCACGGACCAA AGCAGTGAAAGTGATTACTATATACTACCACTGCCGGATAGTTCCGAATGCAATAGGCTATTATCCAATAAAGGAATCAATTTCCG cCTTTTGATGTTTTTActgaataaataa
- the LOC120777302 gene encoding protein FAM207A, with the protein MGKVNKNIRMKAKAAVSKAATATNNIKTKIQNVGKKDDTGVLEDTLLLTKTPTKKKAITKREKVRQKHKHLMNKFALIKKQRKEEAARKNREKTAVIGDLKPLKDALPSLDELFKLSKQSDSKTGIKHIDEPTSKENPKDDKKLNVKQKLKKKKEKFVRQVSSYQALLKDPDFKKNPRDAISYHIKYTRGLIDE; encoded by the coding sequence atGGGAAAAGTCAACAAAAACATCCGCATGAAAGCCAAGGCTGCAGTATCAAAAGCGGCTACCGCCACCAacaacattaaaacaaaaatacaaaatgttggCAAGAAAGATGATACGGGTGTCCTCGAGGACACACTTCTCCTAACTAAGACGCCTACTAAGAAAAAAGCAATTACCAAACGCGAGAAAGTGCGCCAGAAACATAAACATCTAATGAATAAATTCGCATTGATAAAAAAGCAACGTAAAGAGGAAGCAGCGCGCAAAAACAGAGAAAAGACGGCGGTTATAGGTGACTTGAAGCCTCTGAAAGATGCATTACCCTCCTTAGATGAACTATTTAAATTAAGTAAGCAATCTGATAGTAAGACGGGAATAAAACACATCGATGAGCCGACATCTAAGGAGAATCCAAAAGATGATAAGAAATTGAATGTTAAGCAAaagttgaagaaaaagaaagagaaatttGTACGACAAGTTAGCTCTTACCAGGCCCTTCTGAAAGATCcagattttaagaaaaatcctCGTGATGCAATTTCCTATCATATAAAATACACACGTGGCCTTATAGATGaataa
- the LOC120777301 gene encoding cyclin-dependent kinase 8, which translates to MDYDFKMKTQMERTKVEDLFNYEGCKVGRGTYGHVYKAKWKERTDGKEYALKQIDGTGLSMSACREIALLRELKHQNVITLIRVFLSHNDRKVFLLIDYAEHDLWHIIKFHRAAKAAKKQVIVPRGMVKSLLYQILDGIHYLHSNWVLHRDLKPANILVMGDGNERGRVKIADMGFARLFNAPLKPLADLDPVVVTFWYRAPELLLGARHYTKAIDIWAIGCIFAELLTSEPIFHCRQEDIKTSNPYHHDQLDRIFNVMGFPQDKDWEDIKKMPEHHTLIKDFKRSTYSTCSLAKYMERHKIKPDSKAFHLLQKLLLMDPNKRITSEQAMQDPYFQEDPLPTQDVFAGTPIPYPKREFLTDDDQEDKADNKRQQQQQQQQQQQQQQEPNAKRVRLSGPAGPGQQQQQVQQSQDFHHQQQQQQQMMFNQQQNFQQRF; encoded by the coding sequence ATGGATTACGATTTTAAGATGAAAACGCAAATGGAACGAACAAAAGTGGAGGACCTCTTCAACTACGAAGGCTGTAAGGTAGGACGCGGTACGTATGGTCATGTCTACAAAGCAAAATGGAAGGAGCGTACTGACGGCAAAGAATATGCACTGAAGCAGATAGATGGTACTGGTTTATCCATGTCTGCATGTCGCGAAATCGCACTTCTTCGAGAACTCAAACATCAAAATGTAATCACATTGATTCGGGTGTTCCTTTCTCACAACGACCGTAAAGTATTTCTTTTAATCGATTACGCTGAGCACGATTTATGGCACATTATTAAGTTCCATCGTGCTGCTAAAGCCGCCAAGAAGCAAGTAATTGTACCTAGAGGAATGGTGAAAAGTTTATTGTATCAAATTTTGGATGGAATACACTATTTACATAGTAACTGGGTTTTACATCGAGATCTAAAGCCGGCAAATATTTTAGTAATGGGTGATGGTAATGAGAGGGGACGCGTAAAAATTGCAGATATGGGATTCGCTCGTCTGTTTAACGCGCCACTTAAGCCGTTAGCAGATTTAGATCCAGTAGTTGTAACATTCTGGTATCGGGCACCAGAACTGCTATTAGGTGCGCGTCATTACACTAAAGCAATTGATATTTGGGCAATTGGTTGCATTTTCGCCGAATTGCTTACGTCCGAGCCAATTTTCCATTGTAGACAAGAAGATATTAAAACTAGTAATCCATATCACCATGATCAACTGGATCGTATCTTCAATGTAATGGGATTTCCTCAAGACAAGGATTGGGAGGACATCAAAAAAATGCCTGAGCATCATACTCTAATAAAAGATTTCAAACGTTCAACTTATTCGACTTGCTCTTTAGCTAAATATATGGAACGCCACAAAATTAAGCCAGATAGCAAAGCATTCCATCTTTTACAGAAACTTCTACTTATGGATCCTAATAAACGCATCACTTCAGAACAAGCTATGCAAGATCCATACTTCCAAGAAGACCCACTGCCTACGCAGGACGTTTTTGCGGGTACCCCTATTCCTTATCCGAAGAGAGAATTTTTAACAGATGATGACCAAGAAGATAAAGCAGACaacaaaagacaacaacaacaacagcagcagcagcagcagcaacaacagcaagagcCAAATGCTAAAAGAGTTCGTTTATCAGGGCCTGCTGGTCCTggtcaacagcaacagcaagtgCAACAATCTCAAGATTTTCAtcatcaacaacagcagcaacaacaaatgatgtttaatcaacaacaaaattttcagcaacgtttttaa